One stretch of Streptomyces sp. NBC_00443 DNA includes these proteins:
- a CDS encoding nitrate reductase subunit alpha, translating into MTDTRIPPAPPAEPGAALLKAGRWFRPGTPASDLHSVALTGGREADAFYRDRWSHGKVVNSTHGVNCTGSCRWQVYVKDGIITWETQQTDCPSVGPDRPEYEPRGCPRGAAFSWYTYSPTRVRYPYVRGVLLEMYREAKQRLRDPVLAWADVQNDPERRRRYQQARGKGGLVRASWDEAIEIVAAAHIHTIKTYGPDRIAGFSPIPAMSMVSHAAGARFHSLIGAPMLSFYDWYADLPIASPQVFGDQTDVPESGDWWDAAYLIMWGSNVPATRTPDAHWMAEARYRGQKVVVVAPDYADNAKFADEWLHPHPGTDGALALAMGHVVLKEFFVDRETPFFADYVRQFTDLPFLVTLEERGGAYVPAKFLRASDLGQEGASAEWKTVVLDAATGRAVAPNGSLGFRWSQSGMGKWNLELGDIRPQLSLYGSEIAAGVEVLLPRFDTEGGAHGQGRGDVVRRGVPATKLGGAQGPLVTTVFDLLLAQYGVAREGLPGRWPVSYDDRDAPGTPAWQEAHTSVPAAKCVRIAREFARSAERSKGRCMILMGAGTNHWFHSETIYRAFLALLQLTGCQGRNGGGWAHYVGQEKCRPVTGWATLASASDWSRPPRQMIGTAYWFLNTDQWRYDRFTADVLASPLGTGRFRGMTGADCLALSARTGWMPSYPTFDRNPLELGEVFGDPVSRVVAELRAGTLKFACEDPDAPENWPRVLTLWRADLLGSSAKGAEYFTGHLLGTHSSLQAEEAPEDVRPRDVTWHDEAPEGKLDLLLSLDFRQTSSTLLSDVVLPAATWYEKQDLSSTDMHPFVHSFTPAVDPPWQARTDFDAFKALAERLSELAVGHLGVRKDLVATPLQHDTPGEMAQPGGVVLDWRRGECDPVPGKTMPNLTVVERDYTAIGARFAALGPLAEQLGLPAKGITLKPDEEVEDLRQLNGVTSGGRPLLDTAVKAANTILALSGTTNGRLATQGFRTLEARTGQEMAHLAAEHEGKRVTYADTQAAPVPVITSPEWSGSESGGRRYTAFTLNTEHLKPWHTLTGRQHFFLDHDWIHELGEALPVYRPPLDMDKLFGEPRLGPDGQREVTVRYLTPHNKWSIHSEYQDNLFMLALSRGGQNIWMSPQDADAIGVVDDDWVEVSNRDGVVVARAAVSHRMPPGTVYMHHAQERTVAVPKTEATGKRGGIHNSLTRLILKPSHLVGGYAQLSWAFNYLGPTGNQRDEVTVIRRRSQEVEY; encoded by the coding sequence GTGACGGACACGCGGATACCGCCCGCCCCGCCCGCCGAACCGGGCGCGGCGCTGCTCAAGGCGGGCAGGTGGTTCCGGCCGGGCACGCCCGCGTCCGATCTGCACAGCGTCGCGCTGACCGGCGGGCGGGAGGCGGACGCCTTCTACCGGGACCGGTGGAGCCACGGCAAGGTCGTGAACTCCACGCACGGCGTGAACTGCACGGGGTCGTGCCGCTGGCAGGTGTACGTCAAGGACGGCATCATCACCTGGGAGACCCAGCAGACCGACTGTCCGAGCGTCGGCCCCGACCGCCCCGAGTACGAGCCCCGTGGCTGTCCCCGGGGCGCCGCCTTCTCCTGGTACACCTACTCCCCCACCCGGGTCCGCTACCCGTACGTCAGGGGCGTCCTCCTGGAGATGTACCGGGAGGCGAAGCAACGCCTGCGCGATCCGGTCCTGGCCTGGGCGGACGTCCAGAACGACCCCGAGCGCCGCCGCCGCTACCAGCAGGCGCGCGGCAAGGGCGGCCTGGTGCGGGCGAGTTGGGACGAGGCGATCGAGATCGTCGCCGCCGCGCACATCCACACCATCAAGACGTACGGCCCGGACCGCATCGCCGGCTTCTCCCCCATCCCCGCGATGTCGATGGTGTCGCACGCGGCGGGCGCCCGCTTCCACTCCCTCATCGGCGCCCCGATGCTCTCCTTCTACGACTGGTACGCCGATCTGCCGATCGCCTCCCCGCAGGTCTTCGGCGACCAGACCGACGTACCGGAGTCGGGCGACTGGTGGGACGCCGCGTATCTGATCATGTGGGGCTCGAACGTCCCGGCGACCCGGACGCCCGACGCGCACTGGATGGCGGAGGCCCGCTACCGGGGCCAGAAGGTCGTGGTCGTCGCCCCCGACTACGCCGACAACGCCAAGTTCGCCGACGAGTGGCTCCACCCGCACCCCGGCACGGACGGCGCACTGGCCCTCGCCATGGGGCACGTCGTCCTCAAGGAGTTCTTCGTCGACCGCGAGACACCGTTCTTCGCGGACTACGTACGGCAGTTCACCGACCTGCCCTTCCTGGTCACGCTGGAGGAGCGGGGCGGCGCCTACGTCCCGGCGAAGTTCCTGCGCGCCTCGGACCTGGGCCAGGAGGGCGCGAGTGCCGAGTGGAAGACGGTGGTGCTGGACGCCGCCACGGGTCGCGCGGTCGCCCCGAACGGCTCCCTCGGCTTCCGCTGGTCCCAGTCGGGAATGGGCAAGTGGAATCTTGAACTCGGCGATATACGCCCGCAGTTGAGCCTGTACGGCAGTGAGATCGCCGCGGGTGTCGAGGTGCTGCTGCCACGCTTCGACACTGAGGGCGGGGCGCACGGGCAGGGGCGCGGGGACGTCGTGAGGCGTGGTGTCCCGGCGACGAAGCTCGGCGGCGCGCAGGGACCGCTGGTGACGACGGTCTTCGATCTGCTGCTCGCGCAGTACGGGGTGGCACGCGAGGGGCTGCCCGGCCGTTGGCCCGTGTCGTACGACGACCGTGACGCGCCCGGCACCCCCGCCTGGCAGGAGGCGCACACCTCCGTCCCGGCAGCCAAGTGCGTACGCATCGCGAGGGAGTTCGCGCGGAGCGCCGAGCGGTCGAAGGGCCGCTGCATGATCCTGATGGGTGCCGGCACCAACCACTGGTTCCACTCCGAGACGATCTACCGCGCCTTCCTCGCCCTGCTCCAGCTCACCGGCTGCCAGGGCCGCAACGGCGGCGGCTGGGCGCACTACGTGGGCCAGGAGAAGTGCCGTCCGGTGACCGGCTGGGCGACGCTCGCCTCGGCGTCGGACTGGTCGCGGCCGCCGCGCCAGATGATCGGCACGGCGTACTGGTTCCTCAACACCGACCAGTGGCGCTACGACCGGTTCACGGCCGACGTGCTCGCCTCGCCGCTCGGCACGGGCCGGTTCCGGGGGATGACGGGCGCGGACTGTCTGGCGCTGTCGGCTCGGACGGGGTGGATGCCGTCGTATCCGACCTTCGACCGCAATCCGCTGGAGCTGGGCGAGGTGTTCGGTGATCCGGTGTCGCGGGTGGTGGCCGAACTGCGCGCGGGGACCCTGAAGTTCGCCTGCGAGGACCCGGACGCGCCGGAGAACTGGCCGCGGGTGCTCACGCTGTGGCGGGCCGACCTGCTGGGCTCGTCGGCGAAGGGCGCCGAGTACTTCACAGGGCATCTGCTCGGCACGCACTCGTCCCTGCAGGCGGAGGAGGCGCCCGAGGACGTACGGCCGCGGGACGTGACCTGGCACGACGAGGCTCCCGAGGGAAAGCTCGACCTGCTGCTGTCGCTGGACTTCCGGCAGACGTCGTCCACGCTGCTGTCGGATGTGGTCCTGCCCGCCGCGACCTGGTACGAGAAGCAGGACCTGTCCAGCACGGACATGCACCCCTTTGTGCACTCCTTCACCCCGGCCGTGGACCCGCCGTGGCAGGCCCGCACCGACTTCGACGCGTTCAAGGCGCTGGCGGAGCGGCTGAGTGAGCTGGCCGTCGGCCATCTGGGGGTGCGCAAGGACCTGGTGGCGACCCCGCTCCAGCACGACACCCCGGGCGAGATGGCCCAGCCGGGCGGGGTCGTCCTGGACTGGCGGCGCGGGGAGTGCGATCCGGTGCCGGGGAAGACGATGCCGAACCTCACCGTGGTGGAGCGGGACTACACGGCGATCGGCGCCAGGTTCGCCGCGCTCGGGCCGCTGGCGGAGCAGCTCGGCCTGCCCGCCAAGGGCATCACGCTGAAGCCGGACGAGGAGGTCGAGGACCTCCGGCAGCTGAACGGCGTGACATCCGGCGGCCGGCCCTTGCTCGATACGGCCGTGAAGGCGGCGAACACCATCCTCGCCCTGTCCGGCACCACCAACGGCCGCCTCGCCACCCAGGGCTTCCGCACGCTTGAGGCCCGTACCGGGCAGGAGATGGCGCACCTGGCGGCCGAGCACGAGGGCAAGCGGGTCACGTACGCGGACACCCAGGCGGCGCCCGTGCCGGTGATCACGTCGCCGGAGTGGTCGGGCAGCGAGTCGGGCGGGCGGCGCTACACCGCCTTCACCCTCAACACCGAGCATCTCAAGCCCTGGCACACCCTCACCGGCCGCCAGCACTTCTTCCTCGACCACGACTGGATCCACGAGCTGGGCGAGGCACTTCCCGTCTACCGGCCGCCGCTGGACATGGACAAGCTGTTCGGCGAACCGCGCCTGGGACCGGACGGGCAGCGGGAGGTGACGGTCCGCTACCTCACCCCGCACAACAAGTGGTCCATCCACTCCGAGTACCAGGACAACCTGTTCATGCTGGCGCTCTCCCGAGGCGGCCAGAACATCTGGATGTCCCCGCAGGACGCGGACGCGATCGGCGTCGTGGACGACGACTGGGTGGAGGTGTCCAACCGCGACGGCGTGGTCGTCGCCCGGGCCGCCGTCTCACACCGTATGCCGCCCGGCACCGTCTACATGCACCACGCGCAGGAACGCACGGTCGCCGTCCCGAAGACGGAGGCCACCGGCAAGCGCGGCGGTATCCACAACTCGCTCACCCGGCTGATTCTCAAGCCGTCCCATCTCGTCGGCGGGTACGCCCAGTTGTCCTGGGCGTTCAACTACCTGGGCCCGACGGGCAATCAGCGCGACGAGGTGACGGTCATCCGCCGCCGCAGCCAGGAGGTCGAGTACTGA